One window of the Staphylococcus equorum genome contains the following:
- a CDS encoding AMP-binding protein encodes MEILEKIDQHAQELPQRLALQFDDLKCNYKQLKINIELVLEDIARIPSHQFVAVIMKDPMETIIYYCALLKKNCIPCILDFQWSQAQIDTLLNHYGISYVINEEQEIISKHIKNNQLKWHDDLLHVGFTSGTTGLPKAYYRNEKSWLYSYKENEKLLGTPINILVAPGPLSHSLSLYTCIYALYSGKTFIGQRQFDATLLLQTIEKVSETVAMFLVPTMLTSCLAENIKMESVRYIFSTGDKLPLEIRNKVQQYMPQTILIEFFGTSEASFISYNYNNEAPYHSVGLPFPNVKIHLAHQDEQGVGVLHIQSNMVFSGYANQDISRSKWLEIGDFASLDHNGYLYLHGRQSDRMIIGGRNVYPTEIERVAQEYEYFNEVCIVSEPHSKFGEIAVLLYTGTRYVSYQSLKSFLSSYLARYQIPSKLIKIDEMYYTQSGKIARRQMKECYLGGEFK; translated from the coding sequence GTGGAAATATTAGAAAAGATTGATCAACACGCACAAGAACTGCCACAACGCCTTGCGTTGCAATTTGATGATTTAAAGTGCAATTATAAACAATTAAAAATAAATATCGAATTAGTGCTTGAAGATATAGCGCGTATTCCTAGTCATCAATTTGTAGCAGTCATAATGAAAGACCCTATGGAAACAATCATCTATTATTGTGCATTGTTAAAGAAAAATTGTATTCCATGCATACTAGATTTTCAATGGTCACAAGCGCAGATAGACACATTACTAAACCATTATGGGATTTCTTATGTAATCAATGAGGAACAAGAAATAATAAGTAAGCATATTAAAAATAATCAATTGAAGTGGCATGATGATTTATTACATGTTGGTTTTACTTCAGGAACGACAGGCTTACCAAAAGCTTATTATCGCAATGAAAAATCATGGCTATATTCATACAAAGAAAACGAAAAGCTTTTAGGAACGCCGATTAATATACTCGTTGCACCTGGACCTTTATCTCATTCATTGTCTTTATATACTTGTATCTATGCGCTGTATAGTGGCAAAACGTTTATAGGACAACGTCAATTTGATGCGACATTGCTATTACAAACGATTGAAAAAGTATCTGAAACAGTTGCCATGTTTTTAGTGCCGACGATGTTAACATCGTGTTTGGCTGAAAATATTAAAATGGAGTCAGTGCGCTATATTTTTTCTACAGGTGATAAGTTACCTTTGGAAATAAGAAATAAAGTTCAACAATATATGCCGCAAACTATATTAATAGAGTTCTTCGGAACATCTGAAGCAAGCTTTATAAGTTATAACTACAATAATGAAGCACCGTATCATTCTGTGGGTTTACCTTTTCCAAATGTGAAAATACACTTGGCACATCAGGATGAACAGGGTGTAGGCGTGTTACATATTCAAAGTAATATGGTGTTTAGTGGTTATGCAAATCAAGATATTTCACGAAGTAAATGGCTGGAAATTGGTGATTTTGCATCACTTGATCATAACGGATATCTCTATTTGCACGGACGTCAGAGTGACCGCATGATTATTGGTGGTCGGAATGTTTATCCAACTGAAATTGAGCGTGTAGCCCAAGAATATGAATATTTTAACGAAGTGTGCATAGTGAGTGAACCACATTCGAAGTTCGGAGAGATTGCAGTACTACTTTATACAGGTACACGATATGTGTCTTATCAATCTTTGAAAAGTTTTTTGTCATCATATTTGGCAAGATATCAAATACCATCTAAATTGATTAAAATAGATGAAATGTACTATACACAAAGTGGGAAAATAGCGCGTAGACAAATGAAGGAATGTTACTTAGGAGGAGAGTTTAAATAA
- the vraX gene encoding C1q-binding complement inhibitor VraX, with translation MIIYKQAFENGNPIYEIITKTFKTISVKFDENFSMNELYKLLSLLESDVDNMKLTY, from the coding sequence ATGATTATCTACAAACAGGCTTTTGAAAATGGTAACCCAATATATGAAATTATCACTAAAACTTTCAAAACAATTTCTGTTAAATTTGATGAAAATTTCAGCATGAATGAATTATATAAGTTACTCTCTCTACTTGAAAGTGATGTTGATAATATGAAACTAACCTATTAA
- a CDS encoding thiolase family protein, translating into MKEAVIVAAKRTAFGKYGGKLKHIEPEHLIKPLFTHFKETFSHVMSDIDDVILGNVVGNGGNLARKSLLEAELDHHIPGVTIDRQCGSGLEAILQACRMIQAGAGTIYMAGGVESTSRSPWKIKRPQSVYDTQLPEFFERASFAPERQDPSMIEAAENVAQTYNISRTAQDYYAWMSHQKTMAAYEHQIISREIMPFQVKGETFQRDESIKPKLTERTLNRLKPLLPEGTVTAGNCCMKNDGAVLLMIMEKETAKACGFNSGLAFTDGLTVGVDPNVLGIGPAPAVTRLLEKNHYTIDEIDAVELNEAFASQVLASQEMLGLTDAKLNVYGGAIATGHPYGASGAALVTRLFYMDEYQRTIATMGIGGGMGNALLFERWT; encoded by the coding sequence ATGAAAGAAGCAGTGATTGTTGCGGCAAAACGTACAGCATTTGGCAAATATGGAGGAAAGCTTAAACATATAGAGCCAGAACACCTCATAAAGCCATTATTTACACATTTCAAAGAAACATTCTCCCATGTGATGTCAGATATTGATGACGTTATTCTGGGTAATGTCGTAGGTAATGGAGGTAATTTGGCGAGAAAGTCCTTACTTGAAGCAGAACTAGATCACCACATCCCGGGCGTAACTATCGATAGACAGTGTGGTTCAGGGTTAGAAGCGATATTACAAGCTTGCCGTATGATACAAGCAGGCGCAGGTACAATTTATATGGCAGGCGGTGTAGAAAGTACGAGCCGTTCACCTTGGAAAATAAAGCGACCGCAATCTGTTTATGATACCCAATTACCAGAGTTTTTTGAACGCGCATCATTTGCTCCAGAAAGACAGGACCCTTCAATGATTGAAGCGGCTGAAAATGTAGCTCAAACTTACAACATTTCAAGAACGGCACAAGATTATTATGCATGGATGAGCCATCAAAAAACAATGGCTGCATATGAACATCAAATCATTTCCCGAGAAATAATGCCATTTCAAGTTAAGGGTGAAACATTTCAGCGAGATGAAAGTATTAAACCAAAGTTAACGGAACGGACGCTGAATCGTTTGAAACCACTCTTACCTGAAGGCACAGTTACTGCTGGAAATTGTTGTATGAAAAATGATGGTGCAGTGTTATTAATGATTATGGAAAAAGAAACTGCCAAAGCATGTGGTTTTAATAGCGGGTTAGCATTTACTGATGGTTTAACTGTAGGCGTAGACCCGAATGTTTTAGGCATAGGTCCTGCACCAGCAGTAACAAGACTACTAGAAAAAAATCACTATACTATTGATGAAATTGATGCGGTCGAATTGAATGAGGCCTTTGCATCACAGGTATTAGCAAGTCAAGAAATGTTGGGATTAACTGATGCGAAATTAAATGTTTATGGCGGCGCAATCGCTACAGGGCACCCCTATGGTGCAAGTGGTGCAGCTTTAGTGACGCGCTTGTTCTATATGGATGAATATCAAAGAACAATTGCTACAATGGGAATAGGAGGTGGCATGGGCAATGCATTATTGTTTGAAAGATGGACATGA
- the bshB2 gene encoding bacillithiol biosynthesis deacetylase BshB2: protein MAEESQVLVIFPHPDDESFSSAGTLARYIDNGVPVTYACLTLGQMGRNLGNPPFATRETLPDIREKELEKAMEAIGITDLRKMGLRDKTVEFEPHDEMDAMVKSLIDELQPSVIISFYPQFAVHPDHEATAEAVVRTVGRMPASERPRLQLVAFSNDAHEKLGAPDILNEISDYKEVKLRTFEAHASQTGPFLESLATPDVPGEAHSFLEVEPYWTYNFES, encoded by the coding sequence ATGGCAGAGGAAAGCCAAGTATTAGTAATTTTTCCACATCCAGATGATGAATCATTCTCATCTGCAGGCACATTAGCACGCTATATCGATAATGGAGTTCCAGTCACGTACGCATGTTTGACACTCGGACAAATGGGACGCAATTTAGGCAATCCACCTTTTGCTACACGTGAGACATTACCAGATATTCGTGAAAAAGAATTAGAAAAAGCAATGGAAGCAATAGGCATAACTGATTTACGTAAAATGGGTTTACGAGATAAAACTGTAGAGTTCGAACCACATGATGAAATGGATGCAATGGTTAAATCCCTCATTGATGAATTACAACCATCTGTCATCATTTCTTTCTATCCGCAGTTTGCTGTTCATCCTGACCATGAAGCTACTGCAGAAGCAGTCGTGAGAACGGTTGGTCGTATGCCAGCATCTGAAAGACCACGTTTACAGCTTGTAGCATTTAGTAATGACGCACATGAAAAATTAGGTGCACCAGACATTCTAAATGAGATCAGTGATTATAAAGAGGTTAAACTACGTACATTCGAAGCACATGCATCTCAAACAGGTCCATTCCTAGAGTCACTTGCAACACCTGACGTACCTGGAGAAGCACACAGTTTCTTAGAAGTAGAACCTTATTGGACTTATAACTTTGAATCTTAA
- a CDS encoding ASCH domain-containing protein, which translates to MTVETYWRSFIEAFPEYKGVQFDAWSFGVDEDELADLVKKGMKTATTSGLSSYKVEEEALPQVGDISVVLNEKGNPQCIIETTRVYQTPFNDVTEHHAYLEGEGDKSLAYWRQAHIEFFESYYAELGIPFDESEIMVCEEFKLLYV; encoded by the coding sequence ATGACAGTAGAAACATATTGGAGATCTTTTATCGAAGCATTTCCTGAATATAAAGGTGTGCAATTTGATGCTTGGTCTTTTGGTGTTGACGAAGATGAATTAGCTGATTTAGTGAAAAAGGGCATGAAAACTGCGACGACAAGTGGATTATCGTCTTATAAAGTAGAGGAAGAAGCGTTACCACAAGTCGGTGATATCAGTGTTGTATTAAATGAAAAAGGAAACCCGCAATGTATCATTGAAACTACACGTGTTTATCAAACGCCATTTAATGATGTTACTGAACATCATGCATATCTTGAAGGTGAAGGAGATAAGTCATTGGCATATTGGCGCCAAGCACATATCGAATTTTTCGAATCATATTATGCTGAATTAGGTATTCCTTTTGATGAATCAGAAATCATGGTGTGTGAAGAATTTAAGTTATTGTATGTATAA
- a CDS encoding uracil-DNA glycosylase encodes MRGNMEWSDVFHEITTRHDFSAMHEFLEKEYTTEIVYPDRENVYQAFDLTPFEQVKVVILGQDPYHGPNQAHGLAFSVQPDAKFPPSLRNMYKELKEDIGCERTTPHLQDWAREGVLLLNTVLTVRQGEAHSHKEIGWELFTDEVIKTVSEQLENVVFILWGRPAQQKVKLIDTSKHHIIKSPHPSPLSAYRGFFGSKPYSQTNMYLQENGKAPVNWCEGEA; translated from the coding sequence GTGAGAGGGAATATGGAATGGTCAGATGTTTTTCATGAAATTACTACACGACATGACTTTAGTGCGATGCACGAATTTTTAGAAAAAGAATATACAACAGAAATTGTATACCCAGATAGAGAGAATGTTTATCAAGCATTTGATTTAACACCATTTGAACAAGTGAAAGTTGTCATATTAGGTCAAGATCCATATCACGGACCGAATCAAGCACATGGCTTAGCTTTCTCAGTACAACCAGATGCTAAGTTTCCACCTTCGTTGCGTAATATGTATAAAGAACTTAAAGAGGACATAGGTTGTGAAAGAACAACGCCACATTTACAAGATTGGGCGCGCGAAGGTGTTTTGTTATTGAATACAGTTCTGACTGTCCGCCAAGGTGAAGCACATTCACATAAAGAAATTGGCTGGGAACTTTTCACAGATGAAGTGATTAAAACAGTATCTGAACAATTAGAAAATGTTGTGTTTATTTTATGGGGAAGACCCGCACAACAAAAAGTTAAATTGATAGATACATCAAAACATCATATTATTAAGTCTCCACATCCAAGTCCTTTATCTGCTTATCGTGGTTTCTTTGGTTCAAAACCATATTCTCAAACAAATATGTATTTACAAGAAAATGGTAAAGCACCAGTGAATTGGTGTGAAGGTGAGGCATAA
- the hxlB gene encoding 6-phospho-3-hexuloisomerase yields the protein MTEITNYRLILDELDHTLSHVKDSEAKTFLTQVVEANQIFVAGKGRSGFVANSFAMRLNQLGKYAHVVGESTTPSITENDLFVIISGSGSTEHLRLLADKAKAVGAEVVLLSTNPASAIGELANAVIELPAGTKYDAEGSAQPLGSLFEQASQVFLDSIVLDLMTELKVDEEAMQQNHANLE from the coding sequence ATGACTGAAATTACAAATTATCGTTTAATATTAGATGAATTAGACCATACACTATCACACGTTAAAGATAGTGAAGCAAAAACGTTTTTAACACAAGTGGTTGAAGCGAATCAAATATTTGTTGCAGGAAAAGGTCGCTCTGGCTTTGTAGCAAATAGTTTTGCAATGCGTTTAAATCAATTAGGCAAATACGCGCATGTTGTGGGTGAGTCTACGACGCCGTCTATTACTGAAAATGATTTGTTTGTTATTATCTCTGGGTCAGGTTCGACAGAGCATTTAAGATTATTAGCAGATAAAGCTAAAGCTGTTGGTGCAGAAGTTGTATTATTATCGACAAACCCGGCTTCAGCGATAGGTGAACTTGCAAATGCAGTTATTGAATTACCGGCAGGGACGAAATATGATGCTGAAGGTTCAGCACAACCCCTAGGTAGCCTATTTGAACAAGCATCACAAGTGTTTTTAGATAGTATTGTTTTAGACTTAATGACTGAGTTAAAAGTTGATGAAGAAGCAATGCAACAAAACCACGCAAATTTGGAATAA
- the hxlA gene encoding 3-hexulose-6-phosphate synthase has product MELQLAIDLLNKEEAAKLANKVKDYVDIVEIGTPIVINEGLPAVQHLNDNIEGVKVLADLKIMDAADYEVSQAVKFGADVITILGVAEDASIKAAVEEAHKSGKELLVDMIAVQDLEKRAKELDDLGADYIAVHTGYDLQAEGQSPLESLRKVKSVISNSKVAVIGGIKPDTIKEVVAEEPDLVVVGGGIANADDPVEAAKQCRDAIEGR; this is encoded by the coding sequence TTGGAATTACAACTAGCAATTGATTTATTGAATAAAGAGGAAGCGGCAAAACTTGCGAATAAAGTTAAAGATTATGTAGATATCGTAGAAATTGGTACACCAATCGTTATTAATGAAGGTTTACCAGCGGTTCAACATTTAAATGATAATATAGAAGGCGTAAAAGTACTTGCAGACTTAAAAATTATGGATGCTGCAGACTATGAAGTAAGCCAAGCAGTTAAATTTGGTGCAGACGTAATAACAATTTTAGGTGTTGCTGAAGATGCATCAATTAAAGCAGCAGTTGAAGAAGCACATAAAAGTGGTAAAGAATTGTTAGTAGATATGATTGCAGTACAAGATTTAGAAAAACGTGCTAAAGAATTAGACGATTTAGGCGCAGACTATATCGCTGTGCATACTGGTTATGACTTACAAGCTGAAGGTCAATCTCCTTTAGAAAGTTTACGTAAAGTTAAATCAGTTATTTCTAATTCTAAAGTAGCTGTTATTGGTGGTATTAAACCAGATACAATTAAAGAAGTTGTAGCAGAAGAACCAGATTTGGTTGTAGTTGGTGGCGGTATTGCTAACGCTGACGATCCAGTTGAAGCTGCTAAACAATGTAGAGATGCGATTGAAGGCAGATAA
- a CDS encoding DUF5327 family protein produces the protein MEKDKVIQLIEQELVAADEANNNAEFEKHIYAIHTLTSLVTESTSQHKSYKDNTYDVSSSFQTSTIVSNGTSKPQSTSKKPAVSEEEIRAMGGKTSQPAPQNSVSDTSLTANKLVTDDEIGNGDSIFDF, from the coding sequence ATGGAAAAAGATAAGGTTATACAGTTAATTGAGCAAGAATTAGTAGCAGCGGACGAAGCAAATAATAATGCTGAATTTGAAAAGCATATTTATGCTATTCATACGTTGACTTCACTTGTTACAGAGTCGACAAGTCAGCATAAAAGTTATAAAGATAATACGTATGATGTTTCTTCGTCATTCCAAACATCTACTATAGTAAGTAATGGTACTTCAAAACCCCAATCAACTTCTAAAAAACCAGCTGTATCTGAAGAAGAGATTCGAGCGATGGGCGGTAAAACATCACAACCAGCGCCACAAAATAGCGTTTCTGACACATCACTTACAGCTAACAAGTTGGTTACAGATGATGAAATAGGTAATGGAGATTCAATATTTGATTTTTAA
- a CDS encoding alanine/glycine:cation symporter family protein → MEKIVAFSDWLWGFPLVTLLLVASLYLTINLKFIQFRHFFYMMKQTFGSVNKTPKGEGTITPRQALTSALSSTIGAANIVGVPTAIMMGGPGAVFWMIVIAFLGMALKFSENVLGVHYREKNKKGEFVGGPTYYMKKGFKNKKLGAIFSIVFAFALMLELIPSIMVQGHSAARTVHDTFNIHMGVTGVVLAILAALVVFGGIQRIASFTEKIVPIMVGLYCLLGFAIVVMNITQVPNIIALVVEQAFNPSAALGGTFGAALATTIRWGFARGIYSNEAGLGTSPIAHAAAKTDHPVRQAFWSVSEIVVDTFVVCSTTAFVVLVSGVWTAEDAKSQSAALTARAFEDAFGQFGSMIVSISMVFFVFSTVIVVIFYGSRMAEFLFGLTGGWIMKVVYVLSLVVGALGAATQLWNLLDLALAIVLIPNVIAVLILSPKVKSLTIDFFNNYK, encoded by the coding sequence ATGGAAAAAATCGTTGCTTTTTCAGATTGGCTTTGGGGATTTCCTTTAGTTACATTATTATTAGTTGCAAGTTTATATTTAACAATAAACTTGAAATTTATTCAGTTTAGACATTTCTTTTATATGATGAAACAGACCTTTGGAAGTGTCAATAAAACGCCTAAGGGTGAGGGTACAATCACACCGAGGCAAGCATTGACCTCTGCGTTATCATCTACGATAGGCGCTGCGAATATTGTTGGTGTACCTACGGCTATTATGATGGGTGGACCAGGTGCAGTCTTTTGGATGATAGTAATTGCATTCCTAGGCATGGCTTTAAAATTCAGTGAAAACGTACTCGGTGTACATTATCGTGAAAAAAATAAAAAGGGCGAATTTGTTGGTGGACCTACATATTATATGAAGAAAGGTTTTAAAAATAAAAAGTTAGGCGCTATTTTTTCTATCGTCTTTGCTTTTGCGCTGATGCTTGAGCTTATTCCAAGTATTATGGTACAAGGTCATTCGGCTGCAAGGACTGTTCATGATACATTTAATATACATATGGGTGTAACTGGTGTCGTTCTAGCTATTCTTGCAGCATTAGTCGTATTTGGTGGTATTCAACGTATCGCATCATTTACTGAGAAGATTGTGCCAATCATGGTAGGTTTATATTGTTTGTTAGGATTTGCTATTGTCGTAATGAATATCACTCAAGTGCCTAATATTATTGCACTTGTTGTTGAACAAGCGTTTAATCCTAGTGCAGCATTAGGCGGAACATTCGGTGCAGCGCTCGCAACTACCATCCGTTGGGGATTCGCGCGAGGCATATATTCTAATGAGGCAGGTCTTGGTACATCACCTATTGCTCATGCAGCTGCTAAAACGGATCATCCTGTACGTCAGGCTTTTTGGAGTGTCAGTGAAATTGTAGTCGATACGTTTGTCGTATGTAGTACGACTGCTTTCGTTGTACTTGTTTCTGGTGTCTGGACAGCAGAAGACGCAAAATCACAATCTGCAGCGCTCACAGCCAGAGCGTTTGAAGATGCTTTTGGACAATTTGGAAGTATGATTGTATCGATTTCGATGGTATTTTTCGTATTTTCAACGGTCATCGTCGTGATTTTTTACGGCTCTAGAATGGCAGAATTCTTATTTGGATTAACAGGTGGTTGGATTATGAAAGTCGTCTACGTATTATCATTAGTCGTAGGTGCTTTGGGTGCAGCAACACAACTATGGAATTTGTTAGATTTAGCACTTGCAATTGTGCTTATACCTAACGTTATTGCTGTCCTTATACTTTCACCAAAAGTAAAATCACTAACTATAGATTTCTTTAACAACTATAAATAA
- a CDS encoding YojF family protein, producing the protein MLEQINNEEVQALLSSYEHKPVYLHVETTNGAYAAHFDQRVFNAGTFLRNIQVTYEHAQLKGGNKDPFRVGLKLKDSGWVYVQGLTHYEVNENGEFLLAGFNYEGQLAAALEISTQPFKA; encoded by the coding sequence ATTTTGGAACAAATAAACAATGAGGAAGTACAAGCATTACTTTCTTCATATGAGCATAAACCTGTATACTTACATGTTGAAACAACAAATGGTGCATATGCTGCTCACTTTGACCAACGTGTATTTAATGCGGGAACTTTTTTGAGAAATATTCAAGTGACTTACGAACACGCTCAACTTAAAGGTGGCAACAAAGATCCTTTCCGTGTCGGTCTTAAATTGAAAGATAGCGGTTGGGTCTATGTCCAAGGATTAACACATTATGAAGTGAATGAGAATGGTGAGTTTCTGCTAGCAGGGTTTAACTATGAAGGTCAATTAGCTGCTGCTTTAGAAATTAGTACTCAACCGTTCAAAGCATAA
- the thiD gene encoding bifunctional hydroxymethylpyrimidine kinase/phosphomethylpyrimidine kinase translates to MALKKTLTIAGSDTSAGAGMQADLKTFQELETYGIVALTSIVTMDKATWSHDVTPIPFDVFEKQLETAISIHPDAVKTGMLGTQEIIKRAGEAYVESGADYFVVDPVMVCKGENEVLNPGNTDAMIEHLLPKATVVTPNLFEAGQLANLGTLKSIDDMKKAAEIIHKQGAQHVIIKGGKALDQDKSYDLYYDGEHFYQLTTDMFQQSYNHGAGCTFAAATTAYLANGKTPREAVIAAKAFVASAIKNGWKMNDFVGPVDHGAYNRVEHIDVDVTEV, encoded by the coding sequence ATGGCATTGAAAAAAACATTAACGATTGCAGGTTCAGACACAAGTGCAGGGGCAGGTATGCAAGCAGATTTAAAAACATTTCAAGAGTTAGAGACATACGGCATTGTTGCTCTGACATCAATCGTTACAATGGATAAAGCGACATGGTCTCATGACGTAACACCAATTCCATTTGATGTATTTGAGAAACAATTAGAGACAGCAATCTCAATCCACCCAGATGCTGTGAAAACAGGTATGCTCGGTACACAAGAAATAATCAAACGTGCTGGTGAAGCATATGTAGAATCTGGCGCCGACTACTTTGTCGTTGATCCAGTAATGGTCTGTAAAGGCGAAAACGAAGTATTAAATCCTGGCAACACTGACGCAATGATTGAACATTTATTACCTAAAGCAACTGTCGTAACACCAAATTTATTTGAAGCAGGACAACTTGCAAATCTAGGTACTTTAAAATCAATAGATGATATGAAAAAAGCTGCTGAAATCATTCATAAACAAGGCGCACAGCATGTCATTATTAAAGGTGGTAAAGCTTTAGATCAAGATAAATCTTATGACCTTTACTATGATGGTGAACACTTCTACCAATTAACTACTGATATGTTCCAACAAAGCTATAATCATGGTGCAGGCTGTACTTTTGCTGCAGCAACTACTGCGTATTTAGCCAACGGCAAAACACCAAGAGAAGCAGTTATTGCTGCCAAAGCTTTTGTTGCTTCTGCAATTAAAAATGGTTGGAAGATGAATGACTTTGTAGGTCCGGTTGACCACGGTGCATATAACCGTGTTGAACATATTGATGTTGACGTTACAGAAGTTTAA